One Primulina huaijiensis isolate GDHJ02 chromosome 5, ASM1229523v2, whole genome shotgun sequence DNA segment encodes these proteins:
- the LOC140976862 gene encoding uncharacterized protein: MPAEVANGIVEAVTYQNSDLKSQNPSNAAKKSRETERRRRRRKQKKNSKATQSAAGGYDSGTDAEEANSNAHEDSKENSDPLKVLPLVEVEYVPERAELEGELSEEFRKVFEKFNFKDSAVSEENLKKDDSAPDAALKKKDDSDSEEEEDTQQKERGISNKKKKLQRRMKIAELKQLSSRPDVVEVWDATSSDPKLLVYLKSYRNTVAVPRHWCQKRKFLQGKRGIEKLPFQLPDFIAATGIEKIRQAYIEKEDSKKLKQKQRERMQPKMGKMDIDYQVLHDAFFKHQTKPKLTSHGDLYYEGKEFEVKLREMKPGTLSQELKEALGMPEGAPPPWLINMQRYGPPPSYPQLKIPGLNAPIPAGAKFGYGHGDWGKPPVDEYGRPLYGDVFGVLQQDMPNYEEEPVDKTKHWGDLEEEEEEEEEEEEEEEEEEQMEEEELEDGIQSVDSLSSTPTGVETPDVIDLRKQQRKEPERPLYQVLEEKEEKIAPGTLLGTSHTYVINTGTQDKTGAKRVDLLRGQKADRVDVTLAPEELELMDNVLPAKYEEAREEEKLRTQREDFSDMVAENEKKRKRKMQDKENKSKKKDFKF, from the exons ATGCCCGCAGAAGTAGCGAACGGTATTGTAGAGGCAGTAACTTACCAGAACAGCGATTTGAAATCTCAGAACCCTAGCAACGCCGCAAAGAAATCGCGAGAGACTGAACGACGCCGGAGGCGCAGGAAGCAGAAGAAGAACAGTAAAGCTACACAGAGTGCCGCAGGAGGATACGACAGCGGAACCGACGCAGAGGAAGCCAATAGCAATGCTCATGAAGACTCCAAAGAGAACTCGGATCCTCTAAAG GTTTTACCGCTAGTAGAGGTTGAATATGTCCCAGAGAGAGCAGAATTAGAGGGTGAGTTGAGTGAGGAATTTAGAAAGGTTTTCGAGAAATTCAACTTCAAGGACAGTGCTGTTTCCGAG GAAAATTTAAAGAAAGATGATTCTGCACCTGATGCAGCTTTGAAAAAGAAGGATGACTCTGATTCAGAAGAGGAAGAAGATACACAACAAAAGGAGAGAGGGATCTCTAataagaagaaaaag CTACAACGTCGAATGAAGATTGCCGAACTGAAACAATTGTCGTCTAGGCCTGATGTAGTCGAG GTGTGGGATGCCACTTCATCAGATCCCAAGCTCCTAGTGTATCTGAAATCATATCGCAACACTGTCGCAGTGCCACGACACTGGTGTCAGAAAAGGAAATTTTTGCAG GGAAAGCGAGGTATAGAAAAACTTCCCTTTCAGCTTCCTGACTTTATTGCTGCCACAGGAATTGAGAAAATAAGACAA GCGTACATTGAGAAGGAGGATAGTAAGAAATTGAAACAGAAACAGCGTGAGAGGATGCAGCCTAAAATGGGAAAAATGGACATTGATTATCAG GTCCTACATGATGCGTTCTTCAAGCATCAGACTAAACCTAAGCTGACATCACATGGTGATTTGTATTATGAGGGAAAGGAATTTGAG GTGAAACTTAGAGAAATGAAGCCAGGGACATTGTCTCAAGAGTTAAAAGAGGCTCTTGGCATGCCTGAAGGCGCCCCTCCTCCTTGGCTTATCAACATGCAG AGATATGGTCCTCCACCTTCTTACCCTCAGCTAAAAATTCCTGGCCTCAATGCTCCTATTCCAGCTGGAGCTAAATTTGGTTATGGTCATGGAGACTGGGGTAAACCTCCTGTTGATGAA TATGGGCGACCTCTATATGGAGACGTTTTTGGTGTTTTGCAACAAGATATGCCCAATTATGAG GAGGAACCCGTTGATAAGACCAAACATTGGGGAGAtttggaggaggaggaggaggaggaggaagaagaagaggaggaggaggaagaggaagagcAGATGGAGGAAGAGGAACTGGAAGATGGCATTCAATCTGTGGACAGCCTTTCGAG TACTCCTACTGGTGTGGAAACTCCTGATGTCATTGACCTTCGTAAGCAACAGAGGAAAGAACCTGAGAGGCCTCTCTATCAA GTCcttgaagaaaaagaagagaagaTAGCCCCAGGAACTTTACTTGGAACAAGCCATAC GTATGTGATTAACACTGGCACACAGGACAAAACTGGTGCTAAAAGG GTTGATTTGCTTAGAGGTCAGAAAGCAGATAGAGTTGATGTCACATTGGCACCGGAAGAGCTGGAACTCATGGACAATGTTTTGCCAGCCAA ATACGAGGAAgctagagaagaagagaagctGCGTACTCAACGGGAGGATTTCAGTGACATGGTTGCTGAG AATGAGAAGAAGCGTAAACGAAAGATGCAGGATAAGGAGAACAAATCGAAGAAGAAAGACTTCAAGTTCTAA
- the LOC140976863 gene encoding uncharacterized protein has protein sequence MGWSVKQEVSVGWSQILLQSGAAAELVKPPLMRHQQQPEFLKCPRCGSTNTKFCYYNNYNKSQPRYFCKACKRHWTKGGTLRNVPVGGGRKSKRPKKSTSATPISSSSSSSAAATPQHRDLPNFPFASTTNDPDQKIMSSTLYHTLSRSSSPMLRDIQKTSMVDENCPNNTPNSNVTPSLIENAECPFSSLGIFDLNSCLNVYQDHYTWNLDSAAESTITSVNNPTMSSSVQIVESCSDTMDLANDWNWNEIDELVSPDQFKYIIG, from the coding sequence ATGGGTTGGAGTGTTAAACAGGAAGTTTCTGTTGGTTGGAGCCAGATTTTGCTGCAGTCAGGAGCGGCGGCGGAGCTGGTAAAACCGCCATTGATGCGGCACCAACAGCAGCCGGAGTTCTTGAAGTGTCCCAGGTGTGGTTCGACAAATACAAAGTTTTGTTACTACAATAACTACAACAAGTCTCAGCCACGCTATTTCTGCAAAGCTTGTAAGAGGCATTGGACTAAAGGTGGCACTCTTCGAAATGTTCCCGTTGGAGGTGGCCGGAAAAGCAAACGGCCCAAGAAGTCAACTTCCGCCACCCCcatctcctcctcctcctcctcctccgccGCCGCCACTCCACAACACAGAGATTTACCAAATTTTCCATTCGCCAGTACTACTAATGATCCTGATCAGAAAATAATGTCCAGTACCCTTTATCACACCCTCTCCCGTTCTTCCTCTCCCATGTTACGAGATATTCAGAAGACTTCCATGGTAGACGAAAATTGCCCAAATAATACCCCAAATTCGAATGTGACACCATCTCTAATCGAGAATGCAGAGTGTCCGTTCTCGAGTTTAGGCATATTTGACCTGAATTCTTGTTTAAATGTGTACCAAGACCACTACACGTGGAATCTTGATTCTGCAGCTGAATCAACCATTACCTCTGTAAATAACCCCACCATGAGTAGTAGTGTGCAGATTGTGGAAAGCTGCAGTGATACCATGGACTTGGCAAATGACTGGAATTGGAATGAAATTGATGAGTTAGTTTCACCTGATCagttcaaatatataattggaTAA
- the LOC140976864 gene encoding uncharacterized protein isoform X2, whose product MKASEPRRWPLKKWYFLFDMRVSGTKMKQLPFLGAFCLVMLFLLYRTTNYQYQHMQMESKLHPFSTLKDVDVVTKSLNNLPRGIIESRSDLELKPLWRKSSSKSKVNFTNYRNLLAMAVGVRQKQNIDTIVQKFLSKNFTIILFHYDGNLDGWWDLEWSRKAIHIVAHNQTKWWFAKRFLHPDVVFIYDYIFLWDEDLGVENFDPGRYLEIVKFVGLEISQPALDPNSTGIHHRITIRKMMKKFHRIYVDRGSRKCSDDSEGPPCTGFVEGMAPVFSRTAWHCAWHLIQNDLVHGWGIDMKLGYCAQGDRTKKVGVVDSEYIVHQSIQTLGGVSARKVSNPEKNTKRHAVDVRSEIRRQSTIELKLFKERWEDAVKEDKKWVDPFATRKFTSKINGLR is encoded by the exons ATGAAGGCATCCGAGCCACGGAGATGGCCATTGAAGAAATGGTATTTCTTGTTTGACATG CGAGTGAGTGGCACGAAGATGAAACAGCTACCATTCCTTGGAGCTTTCTGTTTAGTAATGCTGTTCTTACTCTATAGGACCACAAATTATCAGTATCAACACATGCAG ATGGAGTCAAAATTACATCCTTTTTCTACGTTAAAG GACGTTGATGTGGTCACCAAAAGTTTGAATAATTTGCCTCGCGGCATCATTGAATCAAGGTCAGACCTAGAGTTAAAGCCTCTATGGAGAAAAAGCAGTTCCAAATCTAAG GTCAATTTTACAAACTATCGCAATTTGCTGGCAATGGCCGTGGGAGTCAGACAAAAACAAAACATCGATACAATTGTCCAGAAG tttcttTCGAAGAATTTTACAATTATTTTGTTCCATTACGATGGCAACTTGGACGGGTGGTGGGATCTGGAATGGAGTAGAAAAGCTATACATATAGTTGCTCATAATCAAACAAAATG GTGGTTTGCAAAACGCTTTTTACACCCAGATGTGGTCTTTATTTATGATTACATATTTCTCTGGGATGAAGATTTGGGAGTAGAGAATTTTGACCCTGGAAG GTACCTGGAAATTGTGAAATTCGTAGGACTGGAGATATCGCAGCCAGCTTTGGACCCAAATTCTACCGGCATACATCATAGGATTACAATAAGGAAAATGATGAAAAAATTTCACCG AATATATGTTGATCGAGGCAGTCGCAAGTGTTCAGATGATAGTGAGGGGCCGCCTTGTACTGG ATTTGTTGAAGGAATGGCTCCTGTGTTTTCGAGAACAGCATGGCATTGTGCCTGGCATTTGATACAG AATGATCTTGTTCATGGATGGGGGATTGACATGAAACTTGGTTATTGTGCCCAG GGAGATCGAACAAAGAAGGTGGGAGTAGTAGATAGCGAATATATAGTTCATCAGAGTATACAAACATTAGGAGGAGTATCAGCCAGGAAGGT TTCAAATCCGGAAAAGAATACAAAG AGGCACGCCGTGGACGTTAGATCAGAG ATTCGGAGGCAATCAACTATagaacttaaattatttaaggAGAGGTGGGAAGATGCTGTGAAGGAGGACAAGAAATGGGTGGATCCATTTGCTACCAGAAAATTCACTTCAAAAATCAATGGTTTGAGATAG
- the LOC140976864 gene encoding uncharacterized protein isoform X1 yields MKASEPRRWPLKKWYFLFDMRVSGTKMKQLPFLGAFCLVMLFLLYRTTNYQYQHMQMESKLHPFSTLKDVDVVTKSLNNLPRGIIESRSDLELKPLWRKSSSKSKVNFTNYRNLLAMAVGVRQKQNIDTIVQKFLSKNFTIILFHYDGNLDGWWDLEWSRKAIHIVAHNQTKWWFAKRFLHPDVVFIYDYIFLWDEDLGVENFDPGRYLEIVKFVGLEISQPALDPNSTGIHHRITIRKMMKKFHRRIYVDRGSRKCSDDSEGPPCTGFVEGMAPVFSRTAWHCAWHLIQNDLVHGWGIDMKLGYCAQGDRTKKVGVVDSEYIVHQSIQTLGGVSARKVSNPEKNTKRHAVDVRSEIRRQSTIELKLFKERWEDAVKEDKKWVDPFATRKFTSKINGLR; encoded by the exons ATGAAGGCATCCGAGCCACGGAGATGGCCATTGAAGAAATGGTATTTCTTGTTTGACATG CGAGTGAGTGGCACGAAGATGAAACAGCTACCATTCCTTGGAGCTTTCTGTTTAGTAATGCTGTTCTTACTCTATAGGACCACAAATTATCAGTATCAACACATGCAG ATGGAGTCAAAATTACATCCTTTTTCTACGTTAAAG GACGTTGATGTGGTCACCAAAAGTTTGAATAATTTGCCTCGCGGCATCATTGAATCAAGGTCAGACCTAGAGTTAAAGCCTCTATGGAGAAAAAGCAGTTCCAAATCTAAG GTCAATTTTACAAACTATCGCAATTTGCTGGCAATGGCCGTGGGAGTCAGACAAAAACAAAACATCGATACAATTGTCCAGAAG tttcttTCGAAGAATTTTACAATTATTTTGTTCCATTACGATGGCAACTTGGACGGGTGGTGGGATCTGGAATGGAGTAGAAAAGCTATACATATAGTTGCTCATAATCAAACAAAATG GTGGTTTGCAAAACGCTTTTTACACCCAGATGTGGTCTTTATTTATGATTACATATTTCTCTGGGATGAAGATTTGGGAGTAGAGAATTTTGACCCTGGAAG GTACCTGGAAATTGTGAAATTCGTAGGACTGGAGATATCGCAGCCAGCTTTGGACCCAAATTCTACCGGCATACATCATAGGATTACAATAAGGAAAATGATGAAAAAATTTCACCG AAGAATATATGTTGATCGAGGCAGTCGCAAGTGTTCAGATGATAGTGAGGGGCCGCCTTGTACTGG ATTTGTTGAAGGAATGGCTCCTGTGTTTTCGAGAACAGCATGGCATTGTGCCTGGCATTTGATACAG AATGATCTTGTTCATGGATGGGGGATTGACATGAAACTTGGTTATTGTGCCCAG GGAGATCGAACAAAGAAGGTGGGAGTAGTAGATAGCGAATATATAGTTCATCAGAGTATACAAACATTAGGAGGAGTATCAGCCAGGAAGGT TTCAAATCCGGAAAAGAATACAAAG AGGCACGCCGTGGACGTTAGATCAGAG ATTCGGAGGCAATCAACTATagaacttaaattatttaaggAGAGGTGGGAAGATGCTGTGAAGGAGGACAAGAAATGGGTGGATCCATTTGCTACCAGAAAATTCACTTCAAAAATCAATGGTTTGAGATAG
- the LOC140976864 gene encoding uncharacterized protein isoform X3, whose product MAIEEMRVSGTKMKQLPFLGAFCLVMLFLLYRTTNYQYQHMQMESKLHPFSTLKDVDVVTKSLNNLPRGIIESRSDLELKPLWRKSSSKSKVNFTNYRNLLAMAVGVRQKQNIDTIVQKFLSKNFTIILFHYDGNLDGWWDLEWSRKAIHIVAHNQTKWWFAKRFLHPDVVFIYDYIFLWDEDLGVENFDPGRYLEIVKFVGLEISQPALDPNSTGIHHRITIRKMMKKFHRRIYVDRGSRKCSDDSEGPPCTGFVEGMAPVFSRTAWHCAWHLIQNDLVHGWGIDMKLGYCAQGDRTKKVGVVDSEYIVHQSIQTLGGVSARKVSNPEKNTKRHAVDVRSEIRRQSTIELKLFKERWEDAVKEDKKWVDPFATRKFTSKINGLR is encoded by the exons ATGGCCATTGAAGAAATG CGAGTGAGTGGCACGAAGATGAAACAGCTACCATTCCTTGGAGCTTTCTGTTTAGTAATGCTGTTCTTACTCTATAGGACCACAAATTATCAGTATCAACACATGCAG ATGGAGTCAAAATTACATCCTTTTTCTACGTTAAAG GACGTTGATGTGGTCACCAAAAGTTTGAATAATTTGCCTCGCGGCATCATTGAATCAAGGTCAGACCTAGAGTTAAAGCCTCTATGGAGAAAAAGCAGTTCCAAATCTAAG GTCAATTTTACAAACTATCGCAATTTGCTGGCAATGGCCGTGGGAGTCAGACAAAAACAAAACATCGATACAATTGTCCAGAAG tttcttTCGAAGAATTTTACAATTATTTTGTTCCATTACGATGGCAACTTGGACGGGTGGTGGGATCTGGAATGGAGTAGAAAAGCTATACATATAGTTGCTCATAATCAAACAAAATG GTGGTTTGCAAAACGCTTTTTACACCCAGATGTGGTCTTTATTTATGATTACATATTTCTCTGGGATGAAGATTTGGGAGTAGAGAATTTTGACCCTGGAAG GTACCTGGAAATTGTGAAATTCGTAGGACTGGAGATATCGCAGCCAGCTTTGGACCCAAATTCTACCGGCATACATCATAGGATTACAATAAGGAAAATGATGAAAAAATTTCACCG AAGAATATATGTTGATCGAGGCAGTCGCAAGTGTTCAGATGATAGTGAGGGGCCGCCTTGTACTGG ATTTGTTGAAGGAATGGCTCCTGTGTTTTCGAGAACAGCATGGCATTGTGCCTGGCATTTGATACAG AATGATCTTGTTCATGGATGGGGGATTGACATGAAACTTGGTTATTGTGCCCAG GGAGATCGAACAAAGAAGGTGGGAGTAGTAGATAGCGAATATATAGTTCATCAGAGTATACAAACATTAGGAGGAGTATCAGCCAGGAAGGT TTCAAATCCGGAAAAGAATACAAAG AGGCACGCCGTGGACGTTAGATCAGAG ATTCGGAGGCAATCAACTATagaacttaaattatttaaggAGAGGTGGGAAGATGCTGTGAAGGAGGACAAGAAATGGGTGGATCCATTTGCTACCAGAAAATTCACTTCAAAAATCAATGGTTTGAGATAG